The following proteins are co-located in the Apis mellifera strain DH4 linkage group LG11, Amel_HAv3.1, whole genome shotgun sequence genome:
- the LOC102656725 gene encoding uncharacterized protein LOC102656725: MQMSTESDEYREIDIKIEIQKTLISINNTTLKIKNELDIINDLVKKNGQLHIAVIDANKTLTTIAQNMDININNILNNDESESELQFNLNNLSSAAFKEKLLEYSNNM, encoded by the exons atgcaAATGAGTACGGAATCAGATGAGTATCGtgaaatcgatattaaaattgaaattcaaaaaacacTGATTTCTATTAACAATACAACATTAAAAAT aaaaaatgaattggaCATAATTAATGATCTTGTAAAAAAGAACGGACAACTTCATATAGCTGTAATTGATGCAAACAAGACATTAACCACAATAGCCCAAAACATggacataaatattaataatattttaaataatgatgaaagTGAAAGTGAATTgcagtttaatttaaataatttatcttctgctgcttttaaagaaaaattactagaatattcaaacaatatgtaa